The segment TCGGCATCATTGGCTCGGGCGCTCTCGGCTCCAACTTCGCTCGCATTCTTGCAAAAAAAGGGATATCCGCCACCATCTCTAACAGCCGTGGACCAACCTCGCTTGCTGACCTGGTTGAGGAGCTGGGGCCATCTATTAAGGCCGGTACAGTGGAAGAGGCCGCAAGCGCCGACATGGTACTAATTGCGGTCCGCTGGGTCGATGCAGAGAAAGTACTGGGTAGCCTGCCAGCGTGGAGCGGTCGCATCGTGATCGACGGCACTAACCCGGTGGAGTTCTTCGATCCCGCAACGTCGCCGGATGCGAACGACGCGAACAATCCTCTCGCAGCATATGGGATCAAGGCGGTTGATCTTGGCGGAAAGCATTCGAGCCAGATTATCCAGCAATTCGTTCCTGGTGCACGGGTCGTCAAAGCATTCAATCATAACGACGTCAATGTGCTGAAGGAGCCGGAGAAGGCCGGTGGCAAGCGCGTATTGTTTTACTCTGGCGATGATGCTGCCGCAAAGGCCGAGGTGCGCAGTGTCATGGAAGTCGCCGGATTCTTCCCGATTGACCTCGGCGCGCTGGACGTCGGTGGACCGCTGGCCTCGCTGCCCTTCGGGCCGCTGTCGACGCATAACTTTATCAGTATCTGATCGAGATCATGCGCGCATGCCCTGTATCAGCTGTAAGTAACTATTGTGCATAGGAGAAGTGCGAGGATTTTTGTGGCGATGTCTGTGCGTAGGTACGATTGTTAAATTATTCGTAAAAACTGCATAAAAACTAGCTATTCGCGTTACACCGCTTCTGCCAGGAAATAAAGAACCCGCCTTCGGGCGGTTTTTTTATTTCACCATGACTCCAGCACCGAAATTCGCTGGACTACGCTACAGCCCGATACAGCAGGTTTATCAATGACTTAAGCGAGTTCAACATATGCCGGTGCTTTCCGAAACCTGACCTGACTTCCGACCGCCTGACTCCTATCCGGCCCTTGGAATCCAGGTCTTTCCAAGGAGTCATCATGGCTAAGATCAAACTCACTAAGTCCGCTGTCGATGCGGCGCAACCCCAGGCAGAGGCCGTCGAACTCCGGGACACGCTGGTCCCCGGCTTCCTGTGCAAGATTACCCCGGCGGGTCGCAAGGTGTTCATGCTCCAGTACCGGACGAACGCTGGCGAGCGCCGCAAGCCCTCGCTAGGACTGTACGGGGAGCTGACCGTCGAACAGGCGCGGTCGCTGGCGCAGGAATGGCTGGCCCAAGTCCGCCGAGGCGGAGATCCCGCCGCAGAGAAGGCGGAGGCGCGCCAGGCACCTACGGTCAAGGAGCTATGCACGAAGTTCATGGAGGACTACTCCAAGAAGCGCAACAAGCTCAGCACCCAAGCCGGCTATCAGGCTGTCATCAATCGCAACATTATTCCGCTGCTGGGACGCAAGAAAGTTCAGGACGTGAAGCGTCCTGAAATCGCCGGACTGATGGAAAAGCTTTCGTACAAGCAGACCGAGGCGAACAAGGTATTCAGCGTCTTGCGCAAGATGTTCAACATGGCCGAGGTATGGGGCTATCGGCCCGACGGTACCAACCCTTGCCGTCACGTCCCGATGTTCCCTGCCGGCAAATCGACTCACCTCATCAGCGACGAAGAAATGGGCAACCTGTTCCGACAGCTCGACAAGATCGAGTCGGAGGGGCTGGAGAACTACGTCATCCCTTTGGGAATCCGCCTGCAGTTCGAGTTCGCCGGCCGCCGCTCGGAAATCATCGCGCTGGAATGGAACTGGGTTGACTTGCAGAACCGGCGCGTCGTCTGGCCTGACAGCAAGACAGGCGGCATGTCTAAGCCCATGAGCGAGGAAGCCTATCGGCTACTCTCGACGGCACCCCGGCAGGAGGGTAGCCGCTATGTGCTGCCTTCTCCTAGCCACGCTGGCAAGCATCTAACCACGGGCGAGTATTACGGTGGCTGGAGCCGTGCGCTCAAGGCGGCTGGCGCTACGCACGTGGGCACGCACGGCATCCGCCACCGTTCGGCGACCGACATTGCCAATTCGGGCATCCCGGTCAAGGTCGGCATGGCGCTAACGGCGCACAAGACCGTCGTCATGTTCATGCGCTACGTCCACACCGAGGATAAGCCGGTGCGAGAGGCGGCCGAACTGGTGGCGAATCGGCGTAAGACGATCACCGGGATGCAGGGAGCCAAGGAGGTGGCCGCATGACCCGGCGCAAGGCATCCGTCTCAGCGCCAGCAGCGCCGCCCGCGCTGCTGGGCGACATCCGGGCACTGATCGAAGCGTCGCGCCAGCGCGTCGCCTCGGCGGTCAATGCCGAGCTGACATTGCTGTTCTGGCGCATTGGCCAGCGCATCCATACGGAAGTGCTTGCCGGGCAGCGGGCCGGGTACGGCGACGAAATCCTGCCGACCCTGGCGGCGCAGCTTGTCCGCGACTACGGACGTAGCTTCGCGGACAAGAACCTGCGCCGGATGGTGCAGTTCGCCGCCACCTTCTCGGACGAGCCAATTGTCGTGACGCTGTCACGACAATTGAGCTGGTCGCATTTCGTGGCGCTGCTGCCGCTAAAAGACCCGCTCCAGCGGGACTACTACGTGCAAATGGCCAGCGCCGAACGCTGGAGCGTGCGGACGCTACGCGAGCGCATCGACTCGATGCTATACGAGCGCACGGCGCTGTCCAAGAAGCCGGACGAGACGATCACGCAAGAGCTGGCGGCGATGCGCGATGCGCAGCGCATGTCGCCGGCGCTGGTCATGCGCGACCCGTACATCCTCGACTTCCTGGGCCTGCGCGATACCTGGCAGGAAGGCGACCTGGAAGCCGCGATCATCCGCGAAATGGAGTCTTTTTTGCTGGAGTTGGGCGCGGGCTTCTCTTTCCTAGCCCGGCAGAAACGCATCCAGATCGACGACGAGGATTTCCACCTGGACCTGCTGTTCTATAACCGCAAGCTGCGGCGGCTGGTGGCGGTGGAGTTGAAGATCGGCGAGTTCAAGGCAGCATACAAGGGGCAGATGGAGCTTTATTTGCGTTGGCTCGACAAGCACGAACGCGAACCGGAGGAAGCCTCGCCGCTGGGCATCATTCTTTGTACCGGCAAGAAGTCAGAGCAGATCGAGTTGCTGGAGCTGGACAAGTCGGGCATCCACGTAGCCGAATACCTGACGACCCTGCCGCCGCGTGCGGTGCTGGGGGAGCGGTTGCAGCAGGCGACCGAACGGGCGCGGTTGCAGATCGAGCAGCGGCAGCCTGGCGAGAAGTCCTGACAGCAGCATCTGTCCAACCGTACACCCAAACCACAGCACGAGCATGTGGCAACGGATCTCTTGCTCTATCGAGGCTCCATGCTAGTGTGGAATCGCCATAGGCCGATAAGGAACTGGCCTGCGGCTCAAGGATGCGCTGGGGCTAGTGGGCGCGAGCGCCCAATCACATGATTATCGCGGGCAGCAGCGCCATGTTCTATGCCGATCGCTGTTTTAATTAAATATCTCAAACTATAAAGTCAGTTAATTTTTTCAAAATATTCACGAATCAAGTCATCATTTTTTAAATACGAATCGAGAACCTGAAACAGAAAAAGATCCCCGCTAATATTTATATCAAACGGGATCATTGAGTTATCTATTTTGAATGTCTTTATTTTTCTATGCCCCTTGATGTTGGCATTGCTCAATCTTTCTTGATAGCTATCCAACGTATATACGATAAATTCGTGATCCAAGTGAGTTATAAAAAAATCATCGCCTTTTGAACTGTATTCAAGATGGATGACTTGCGTTACGACGTCGTCGCCTGCCACCTCAAAGTCCTCCATCAATTCTTCAAAAGTCAAACTTAGCTTCTCTGCGTCATGGTGAATCCATAGATTGTTCTCATATTTATCGGTGGAGTAGAACTTTGACAATCTAGGAAGGGAAGATATTTTCAATCGCAACGGAGCGCCAAACTCCATCTCCTCCATTGCAGGGACATAATCGGAGACGTAATCAATCCTGAATGCTATTTCGGACAGCATTCCTTTTTCAATGAGTTCCTCGATAGAGGTAAGCAGCTTCCTCGGAACTTTTATCCAGAAGTGTCGCCCTATGCGTTCATCGCGTATTGTCTGACTATCCTTGTCGTTGAATATCTGAATATTCTCGTTCAGGCTGACAAGACTATATTTAGAGAACTGAGCATCTTCCTTTCTTATGTCAATTCCAATTTTCTCGTACTCACGTTCAACTACCTTGGAATATTTTAGCTCCAGCATCTCAGCCCTCCCCATGATTGATTGGTGCTTGGAATAAAAAATGCAGCCAATGCGATAATTTGCGTAATTTTCTTTTATGTACGAAACACCATCTTCGTCATGGATATGCTTGTAGGAATTGTTGAGAATTTCTAGCGATCCCGGATACTCGTTGAGATAATTATTTAAGTAGTCCATTAAATGCTGGATTGTCTTTATAGCCAATCGCTTGTCCACTAGATCAAGCTGTGGCCCATAAAACTTGGCTGCGTTTGGATGGTCGCGTTTGGCTTCAAATTCTTTCAGAATGGCCGCCTTTTCATTCATGCAGCCCTCCGTATAAGCACGCATTACGTCTGCCTGAAAGCTCTCATTTGCCAGAGAGGTTTGGATGAGGGGAAGCAATTTCTTGACAAAGATCGGGTCTTTATTAAGAAAGACGTAGCAAAATTTCCCAAAGCTGAATAACGCGATTTTTTCCGAAGAAAATTCATTGATTTCTTCAAAGATATTTTTCATATTTTTTACTCAACTCGCCGTAGTCCAAATAGTAAGCGACGGAACCTTGAGCGTCTCCACTTTGTGGATCGCGCTGCTCCACGTTCGCTATTCGCTCATCCCTGACGGGACTGGCATTCGCCAGCCCTCCACGGCCCGACACTGTGATCCGGGCCTGCGCGCTCCGCTTGCATGTTGAGCTGGCGACAGCAGGGCATGCAGAGCGAGC is part of the Janthinobacterium sp. 67 genome and harbors:
- a CDS encoding NADPH-dependent F420 reductase, with the protein product MTIGIIGSGALGSNFARILAKKGISATISNSRGPTSLADLVEELGPSIKAGTVEEAASADMVLIAVRWVDAEKVLGSLPAWSGRIVIDGTNPVEFFDPATSPDANDANNPLAAYGIKAVDLGGKHSSQIIQQFVPGARVVKAFNHNDVNVLKEPEKAGGKRVLFYSGDDAAAKAEVRSVMEVAGFFPIDLGALDVGGPLASLPFGPLSTHNFISI
- a CDS encoding tyrosine-type recombinase/integrase translates to MAKIKLTKSAVDAAQPQAEAVELRDTLVPGFLCKITPAGRKVFMLQYRTNAGERRKPSLGLYGELTVEQARSLAQEWLAQVRRGGDPAAEKAEARQAPTVKELCTKFMEDYSKKRNKLSTQAGYQAVINRNIIPLLGRKKVQDVKRPEIAGLMEKLSYKQTEANKVFSVLRKMFNMAEVWGYRPDGTNPCRHVPMFPAGKSTHLISDEEMGNLFRQLDKIESEGLENYVIPLGIRLQFEFAGRRSEIIALEWNWVDLQNRRVVWPDSKTGGMSKPMSEEAYRLLSTAPRQEGSRYVLPSPSHAGKHLTTGEYYGGWSRALKAAGATHVGTHGIRHRSATDIANSGIPVKVGMALTAHKTVVMFMRYVHTEDKPVREAAELVANRRKTITGMQGAKEVAA
- a CDS encoding PDDEXK nuclease domain-containing protein; protein product: MTRRKASVSAPAAPPALLGDIRALIEASRQRVASAVNAELTLLFWRIGQRIHTEVLAGQRAGYGDEILPTLAAQLVRDYGRSFADKNLRRMVQFAATFSDEPIVVTLSRQLSWSHFVALLPLKDPLQRDYYVQMASAERWSVRTLRERIDSMLYERTALSKKPDETITQELAAMRDAQRMSPALVMRDPYILDFLGLRDTWQEGDLEAAIIREMESFLLELGAGFSFLARQKRIQIDDEDFHLDLLFYNRKLRRLVAVELKIGEFKAAYKGQMELYLRWLDKHEREPEEASPLGIILCTGKKSEQIELLELDKSGIHVAEYLTTLPPRAVLGERLQQATERARLQIEQRQPGEKS